A window from Hemicordylus capensis ecotype Gifberg chromosome 2, rHemCap1.1.pri, whole genome shotgun sequence encodes these proteins:
- the LOC128345412 gene encoding C-type lectin domain family 2 member D-like isoform X3, with protein MSIPNNGLCRQRKSQLKDGIASLFKMSEVIYTKNPEEDEVLVNNNGNAQDGYAQNGSRNHYSEQERRTGSGCSGVGKLCGDRVNTKFSKTVIYKTLIIILALLLIVFISLYATERAANRKQPPVETSCLQGWIMNKGMCYLFSATDETWSSSQSNCSSYGGSFVTIDTQEEREFVERKADTDYWINLQRESVEQPWKWPNGSLVDDRFQIGGEGLCAYLNDKVVSSTYCDQRRNWICRMPVLGAKREALL; from the exons ATGTCCATTCCCAATAATGGATTATGCAGGCAGCGAAAGAGCCAGCTGAAGGATGG GATAGCATCGTTATTTAAGATGAGTGAGGTAATATACACCAAGAATCCTGAGGAAGATGAAGTGCTTGTTAATAACAATGGAAATGCACAGGATGGATATGCGCAAAATGGATCAAGGAATCACTATTCAGAGCAAGAGAGACGTACTGGCAGTGGATGCTCAGGGGTGGGAAAACTGTGTG GTGATAGAGTTAATACAAAGTTCAGCAAGACGGTTATTTACAAGACACTAATTATAATATTGGCTTTATTGCTGATAGTCTTTATCAGTCTCTATGCTACTGAGCGTG caGCAAACCGCAAACAGCCACCAGTTGAAACTtcatgcctccaaggctggaTTATGAATAAAGGGATGTGCTACTTGTTCTCTGCAACTGACGAGACCTGGAGCTCCAGCCAAAGCAATTGTTCTTCATACGGTGGCTCCTTTGTGACAATTGATACTCAAGAGGAAAGG GAATTTGTAGAGCGCAAGGCAGATACTGACTATTGGATTAACCTCCAGAGGGAGAGTGTAGAACAGCCCTGGAAATGGCCAAATGGGTCTCTTGTCGACGACCG GTTTCAAATTGGAGGCGAAGGACTCTGTGCCTATCTGAACGATAAAGTGGTCAGCTCAACGTACTGTGACCAACGTCGAAACTGGATATGCAGGATGCCTGTCCTTGGTGCTAAGAGGGAAGCCTTGCTATAA
- the LOC128345414 gene encoding uncharacterized protein LOC128345414, which yields MKTLFALCFVGLLLVSAVSSAPRTVKREGCPDMDPLKVYEGGNTSFILPVDTRQIVVNMCQKDKCIDYHLANGSVRNISNDTWLSLTSQNLTMWNLREKNEFDIRIEKPLDGTCLAQVTIIPQGPSSSWSTLSSSVPSQKSPHSEITMRPSTPSQTSSKTFAIGLPIGIVLVVILPPLICLIVKKELYLPVIHWVKKPKAAVMNPLSTSAAAESEPCMNGSLPHQEMESQV from the exons ATGAAAACTCTCTTTGCTTTATGTTTCGTGGGACTTTTGCTCGTCTCTGCTGTTTCTTCGGCACCCAGAACGGTCAAAAGAGAAG GATGTCCTGATATGGATCCTCTGAAAGTATATGAAGGTGGCAACACATCTTTCATTCTTCCAGTTGATACAAGACAGATAGTGGTGAACATGTGCCAAAAAGATAAATGTATAGATTATCATTTGGCTAATGGGAGTGTTAGGAATATAAGTAATGATACATGGTTATCTCTTACAAGCCAAAACTTGACCATGTGGAACCTAAGAGAGAAAAATGAATTCGACATCAGAATTGAGAAACCCCTGGATGGAACATGCTTGGCTCAAGTAACTATAATTCCACAGG GTCCTAGTTCATCTTGGTCTACACTGTCTTCATCTGTTCCATCCCAGAAATCTCCTCACTCTGAAATAACAATGCGCCCATCTACTCCATCCCAAACGTCTTCTAAAACTTTTG CTATAGGCCTGCCCATTGGAATTGTTCTGGTTGTCATCTTGCCTCCTCTTATCTGCCTGATTGTAAAGAAAGAGTTGTATCTGCCCGTTATTCACTGGGTAAAGAAACCAAAGGCAGCAGTAATGAATCCTCTGTCTACCAGTGCAGCAGCAGAATCTGAGCCCTGTATGAATGGATCTctacctcatcaggaaatggagaGTCAAGTCTAG
- the LOC128345412 gene encoding C-type lectin domain family 2 member D-like isoform X5, giving the protein MSEVIYTKNPEEDEVLVNNNGNAQDGYAQNGSRNHYSEQERRTGSGCSGVGKLCGDRVNTKFSKTVIYKTLIIILALLLIVFISLYATERAANRKQPPVETSCLQGWIMNKGMCYLFSATDETWSSSQSNCSSYGGSFVTIDTQEEREFVERKADTDYWINLQRESVEQPWKWPNGSLVDDRFQIGGEGLCAYLNDKVVSSTYCDQRRNWICRMPVLGAKREALL; this is encoded by the exons ATGAGTGAGGTAATATACACCAAGAATCCTGAGGAAGATGAAGTGCTTGTTAATAACAATGGAAATGCACAGGATGGATATGCGCAAAATGGATCAAGGAATCACTATTCAGAGCAAGAGAGACGTACTGGCAGTGGATGCTCAGGGGTGGGAAAACTGTGTG GTGATAGAGTTAATACAAAGTTCAGCAAGACGGTTATTTACAAGACACTAATTATAATATTGGCTTTATTGCTGATAGTCTTTATCAGTCTCTATGCTACTGAGCGTG caGCAAACCGCAAACAGCCACCAGTTGAAACTtcatgcctccaaggctggaTTATGAATAAAGGGATGTGCTACTTGTTCTCTGCAACTGACGAGACCTGGAGCTCCAGCCAAAGCAATTGTTCTTCATACGGTGGCTCCTTTGTGACAATTGATACTCAAGAGGAAAGG GAATTTGTAGAGCGCAAGGCAGATACTGACTATTGGATTAACCTCCAGAGGGAGAGTGTAGAACAGCCCTGGAAATGGCCAAATGGGTCTCTTGTCGACGACCG GTTTCAAATTGGAGGCGAAGGACTCTGTGCCTATCTGAACGATAAAGTGGTCAGCTCAACGTACTGTGACCAACGTCGAAACTGGATATGCAGGATGCCTGTCCTTGGTGCTAAGAGGGAAGCCTTGCTATAA
- the LOC128345412 gene encoding C-type lectin domain family 2 member D-like isoform X2 produces MDILDLSNILTWRICRSTTSFKKQDILVWTGIWHPELSRIASLFKMSEVIYTKNPEEDEVLVNNNGNAQDGYAQNGSRNHYSEQERRTGSGCSGVGKLCGDRVNTKFSKTVIYKTLIIILALLLIVFISLYATERANRKQPPVETSCLQGWIMNKGMCYLFSATDETWSSSQSNCSSYGGSFVTIDTQEEREFVERKADTDYWINLQRESVEQPWKWPNGSLVDDRFQIGGEGLCAYLNDKVVSSTYCDQRRNWICRMPVLGAKREALL; encoded by the exons ATGGATATTCTGGATTTATCAAATATTCTTACCTGGAGAATCTGCAGATCAACAACATCTTTCAAGAAACAAGATATTTTAGTATGGactggcatttggcaccctgagTTAAGCAG GATAGCATCGTTATTTAAGATGAGTGAGGTAATATACACCAAGAATCCTGAGGAAGATGAAGTGCTTGTTAATAACAATGGAAATGCACAGGATGGATATGCGCAAAATGGATCAAGGAATCACTATTCAGAGCAAGAGAGACGTACTGGCAGTGGATGCTCAGGGGTGGGAAAACTGTGTG GTGATAGAGTTAATACAAAGTTCAGCAAGACGGTTATTTACAAGACACTAATTATAATATTGGCTTTATTGCTGATAGTCTTTATCAGTCTCTATGCTACTGAGCGTG CAAACCGCAAACAGCCACCAGTTGAAACTtcatgcctccaaggctggaTTATGAATAAAGGGATGTGCTACTTGTTCTCTGCAACTGACGAGACCTGGAGCTCCAGCCAAAGCAATTGTTCTTCATACGGTGGCTCCTTTGTGACAATTGATACTCAAGAGGAAAGG GAATTTGTAGAGCGCAAGGCAGATACTGACTATTGGATTAACCTCCAGAGGGAGAGTGTAGAACAGCCCTGGAAATGGCCAAATGGGTCTCTTGTCGACGACCG GTTTCAAATTGGAGGCGAAGGACTCTGTGCCTATCTGAACGATAAAGTGGTCAGCTCAACGTACTGTGACCAACGTCGAAACTGGATATGCAGGATGCCTGTCCTTGGTGCTAAGAGGGAAGCCTTGCTATAA
- the LOC128345412 gene encoding C-type lectin domain family 2 member D-like isoform X4, which yields MDILDLSNILTWRICRSTTSFKKQDILVWTGIWHPELSRIASLFKMSEVIYTKNPEEDEVLVNNNGNAQDGYAQNGSRNHYSEQERRTGSGCSGVGKLCAANRKQPPVETSCLQGWIMNKGMCYLFSATDETWSSSQSNCSSYGGSFVTIDTQEEREFVERKADTDYWINLQRESVEQPWKWPNGSLVDDRFQIGGEGLCAYLNDKVVSSTYCDQRRNWICRMPVLGAKREALL from the exons ATGGATATTCTGGATTTATCAAATATTCTTACCTGGAGAATCTGCAGATCAACAACATCTTTCAAGAAACAAGATATTTTAGTATGGactggcatttggcaccctgagTTAAGCAG GATAGCATCGTTATTTAAGATGAGTGAGGTAATATACACCAAGAATCCTGAGGAAGATGAAGTGCTTGTTAATAACAATGGAAATGCACAGGATGGATATGCGCAAAATGGATCAAGGAATCACTATTCAGAGCAAGAGAGACGTACTGGCAGTGGATGCTCAGGGGTGGGAAAACTGTGTG caGCAAACCGCAAACAGCCACCAGTTGAAACTtcatgcctccaaggctggaTTATGAATAAAGGGATGTGCTACTTGTTCTCTGCAACTGACGAGACCTGGAGCTCCAGCCAAAGCAATTGTTCTTCATACGGTGGCTCCTTTGTGACAATTGATACTCAAGAGGAAAGG GAATTTGTAGAGCGCAAGGCAGATACTGACTATTGGATTAACCTCCAGAGGGAGAGTGTAGAACAGCCCTGGAAATGGCCAAATGGGTCTCTTGTCGACGACCG GTTTCAAATTGGAGGCGAAGGACTCTGTGCCTATCTGAACGATAAAGTGGTCAGCTCAACGTACTGTGACCAACGTCGAAACTGGATATGCAGGATGCCTGTCCTTGGTGCTAAGAGGGAAGCCTTGCTATAA
- the LOC128345412 gene encoding C-type lectin domain family 2 member D-like isoform X1, with product MDILDLSNILTWRICRSTTSFKKQDILVWTGIWHPELSRIASLFKMSEVIYTKNPEEDEVLVNNNGNAQDGYAQNGSRNHYSEQERRTGSGCSGVGKLCGDRVNTKFSKTVIYKTLIIILALLLIVFISLYATERAANRKQPPVETSCLQGWIMNKGMCYLFSATDETWSSSQSNCSSYGGSFVTIDTQEEREFVERKADTDYWINLQRESVEQPWKWPNGSLVDDRFQIGGEGLCAYLNDKVVSSTYCDQRRNWICRMPVLGAKREALL from the exons ATGGATATTCTGGATTTATCAAATATTCTTACCTGGAGAATCTGCAGATCAACAACATCTTTCAAGAAACAAGATATTTTAGTATGGactggcatttggcaccctgagTTAAGCAG GATAGCATCGTTATTTAAGATGAGTGAGGTAATATACACCAAGAATCCTGAGGAAGATGAAGTGCTTGTTAATAACAATGGAAATGCACAGGATGGATATGCGCAAAATGGATCAAGGAATCACTATTCAGAGCAAGAGAGACGTACTGGCAGTGGATGCTCAGGGGTGGGAAAACTGTGTG GTGATAGAGTTAATACAAAGTTCAGCAAGACGGTTATTTACAAGACACTAATTATAATATTGGCTTTATTGCTGATAGTCTTTATCAGTCTCTATGCTACTGAGCGTG caGCAAACCGCAAACAGCCACCAGTTGAAACTtcatgcctccaaggctggaTTATGAATAAAGGGATGTGCTACTTGTTCTCTGCAACTGACGAGACCTGGAGCTCCAGCCAAAGCAATTGTTCTTCATACGGTGGCTCCTTTGTGACAATTGATACTCAAGAGGAAAGG GAATTTGTAGAGCGCAAGGCAGATACTGACTATTGGATTAACCTCCAGAGGGAGAGTGTAGAACAGCCCTGGAAATGGCCAAATGGGTCTCTTGTCGACGACCG GTTTCAAATTGGAGGCGAAGGACTCTGTGCCTATCTGAACGATAAAGTGGTCAGCTCAACGTACTGTGACCAACGTCGAAACTGGATATGCAGGATGCCTGTCCTTGGTGCTAAGAGGGAAGCCTTGCTATAA